CTGAATACAAAGTTAAGCGTGGCGATACCTTAATCGGTTTAGCAAGCCGTTATGGTTTGGAGACCAGCGCCTTGGCAGAAATGAATGATCTGACCCCAAGTACTCAGTTACGTATTGGTGATGTCATTAAAGTGCCTAACTTGTAATTACAGATGAGCTTTTCGCTTTTCACAAAAAGGCTTAGTCTATGTTATGGACTAAGCCTTTTTACTCCGATTGCCTTTGCGGCAATGCAAACCACGCCTTATTTGGCCATGCATGTGCAGCCGAAATACGCACAGCTCAAAGCGATGCCTTATGCTAATCCAAATGCACCTAAGGGAGGAATCCTGAGTCAATCCAGTTTGGGAACATTTGATAATTTAAATAGCATGAATGGCAAGGGTAGTTCGACTGAAGGGGTCAATTATCTGTTTGATAGTTTAATGGATCGCTCATTGGATGAACCACGGGTCATGTATCCATTATTGGCGGAAAAGGTCAGTTACGATCCAGAGCATCTACAAGCAGTGACTTTTCATTTGAATCCACATGCGAGATTTAATAATGGTCAGCCTGTTACCGCAGAAGATGTCAAATTTACCTTTGAGATGTATCAAAGCAAAGCCAATTTAGGTTTTCAGATGTATTTGTCTGATTTGGCTAAAACAGAAGTATTGTCCAGATACCAGATTAAATTTACGTTTAAATCGAAGAATAATGTGGAAATGCCGCTGATTGTGGCAAGCCTTCCAATCTATTCAAAACGAGACTGGAACAATAAAGACTTTACGCGGGTGACATTACAAACAATTGTTGGGTCTGGCCCTTATGTGATTGAGCGGATTGATGCAGGTCGTAGTATTACCTATAAGCGCAGCCCAAACTATTGGGCTAAAGATTTGCCTGTGAATAAAGGCCGTTATAACTTTGATCGACTTAAATATGTGTATTATCGAAATTTAGAAGTCAGTTTTGAAGGCTTTAAAGCCCGGCAGTTCAATTTATATGAAGAAAAAAATATCCGTAATTGGGTGACTGCTTATCATTTTCCAGCAGTTAGGTCGGGCTTGATCAAGACCTATAAAGCGCGTTTGGGAACGCCATTGGATATTCAGAGTTTGGTGTTTAATATCCGCCGCGCTCCTTTGAATGATATCCATCTTCGTCAGGCATTAACCTATGCCTATGACTTTGAATGGCAAAATAAAGCTTTATTTTTCAATCAGAATCAGCGATTACAAAGCTATTTTGACAATACCGATTTGGCAGCAACGGGCAGGCCGAGTACCGCAGAGCTAAAAATCCTGACTCCGTTCTTGGCTCAGTTAGATCCAGTCATGCGTCAAGGAGTACTGGCGGATTGGCATTATCCTGTTTCTGATGGAAGTGGTTTTAATCGACAGAATTTATTGACAGCGCAAAAGCTTTTAAAAGATGCGGGTTATGTTATTCGCCAAGGTCGACTGTATGATCGGCAAGGAAAAGCAGTTCGTATTGAATTATTGATGCAGCAAGAAAATCCACAACGTGAATTGATGCCTTTTGTGCGCAATCTGGGTCGTTTAGGGATTCAAGTCAATCTCAGACAGGTCGATGTTCCGCAATACATGCAACGGATTCGGCATCAAGATTTTGATATGATGGTATTGAAATTGCCACAGACCCTGACACCAGGCAAAGAGCAAGCCCAGTTTTGGGGGAGTGCTGCTGCGGATGAAGCAGGGAATTACAATTATTCAGGAATAAAGAATCCTGCAATTGATCAGATGATTACGAAGATTGTGGCGGCAAAAACACGTGAAGAAGTGGTGGTGTATACGCGTGTACTCGATCGTTTGCTGAGAGCAGGTTATTATCAGATCCTGACTTATGGAAAACCCGAGCGATGGTTCGCATATTGGGATATATATCAGCAACCACAAATTAAACCAAAGCTTTCTGTAGGATGGGAATACTGGTGGGTTGATGCTGCAAAAGCCACAAAACTTGATCAGCCTATGCGAAAACCTGAATTAAAATAATCAAGGATCTTATTAAATGCTTCACTATATTCTGAAAAGAATGTTATTGATGATCCCAACCTTATTTTTCATTTTATTGATTAATTTTATTATTGTGCAAATTGCACCAGGTGGGCCTGTTGAACAAGCGGTTCAACAGATCCAGAATGCACAGGGTTTAGGGGCAGGTAGCCATTCACAATCTACGCTCGGTACACTGGCACAGTATCAGGGTGCACGAGGCTTAAGTCCGGAGATGCTTGAAAAAATCAAAGCACAATATGGTTTTGATCGGCCTGCCTATGAGCGGTTTGGATTAATGCTTAAAGGGTATTTGACGCTGGATTTCGGCAGCAGTTTTTTTAAAGATAAACCCGTAACGCAACTGCTCTATGAAAAGTTACCTGTTACCTTGTCCTTAGGGATATGGAGCACTTTTCTGATTTACTTGATTGCGATTCCTTTGGGCATCAAAAAAGCCAAAAATAATGGTTTGCTGTTTGACCAATCCAGTTCGTTGTTGCTTGCGGTAAGTTATGCGATTCCATCTTTTGTTTTTGCTATTTTATTGATTGTTTTTTTTGCAGGAGGCAGTTATTTACAATGGTTTCCGTTGCAAGGATTGGTATCGGAAAACTTTGCCCAACTGAGTCTATTGGCAAAAATAAAAGATTATCTGTGGCATATGAGTTTGCCGATTCTGAGTATGGTATTGGGGAGTTTTGCTGCACGCACTTATCTGACTAAATATTCATTTGTGGAAGAGTTGAACAAGCCCTATGTGCTGACTGCGCGATCAAAGGGTCTAAACGAAAATCAGATCCTGTATGGACATGTTTTTCGTAATGCAATTTTGGTGGTGGTGGCAGCTTTACCGGAAACACTGGTCGGGATTTTCTTTGTGGGGAACTTATTTATCGAGATTATCTTTAATCTGGATGGTATTGGCCTATTAGGTTTTGAGGCAATTACCCAGCGTGATTATCCTGTCATTTTTGGAACTCTTTTTTTATTTACTCTATTTGGAATGATTTTGCGGTTAATCGGCGATTTACTCTATCAAGTGATTGATCCGCGTATTGATTTTGAATCAAGAGGTGGGCAATGATGTCACCTTTAATGCGCGCACGATTTTCTCGCTTTCAGCATAATCAGCTTGGTTTTCGTTGTTTTATTCTATTTATAATTATTTTTGTTTTGTCGCTATTTGCCGAATTCATTGCCAATGATAAACCGCTGTTGGTTCGTTATCAGCAGTCTTTTTATTTCCCGATCATTCGGGATTATCCAGAAACGACCTTTGGCGGTGTTTTTGAAACCACGGCAGATTATCAAGATCCTGTGGTGAAGCAGTTAATTGAAAAGCAGGGCTGGATGATTTCCCCACCGGTGTCTTTTTCCTATCAATCTCCCAATTTATCACTTGCGGTGCCTGTGCCATCAAAACCAAGTCCACAGAACTGGCTTGGAACGGATGATCAAGGTCGAGATGTATTTGCCCGAATTCTCTATGGTCTTCGCATTTCCCTCTTATTTGGATTTGCCCTGACACTGTGTTCTGCTGTCGTTGGCATTATTGTGGGGGCAATACAGGGGTATTACGGTGGCTGGATTGATCTGATTGGACAACGGGTGCTAGAAGTGTGGGGCGGTTTGCCAATGCTGTTCATTGTCATGATCCTGGTCAGTATGTTTAGTCCCAGTGTGTATTGGCTATTTCTGATCATGCTGCTATTTGGCTGGACGGAGCTGGTTGGATTGGTACGGGCAGAATTCTTGCGCGCACGAAATCTTGATTATGTTCGGGCAGCGCAAGCGTTGGGGGTGAGGGATGACCACATTATCTTTCGGCACATCTTGCCTAATGCAATAAGCTCAAGTCTGTCACAGATTCCGTTTATGTTGACTGCAAATATCATTGCTTTAACTGCATTGGATTTTTTAGGTTATGGTTTACCGCCTGATGCGGCTTCGCTCGGAGAGTTATTATTACAGGGTAAAAACAATCTCGATGCACCTTGGCTGGTGCTGTCAGGATTCTTTACATTGGCGATTGTACTGTCTTTATTGATTTATATTGGGGAGGCAGCGCGTGATGCATTCGACCCAAGACGCTAAGACTGTTTTACAGCCTTTATTAAGTGTTCAGCAACTCAATATCCAAAATGAAATAGGACACTGTCTGATCCAGGATTTGAGCTTTGATATTTACTCTGCCCAAACGATGGCGATTGTTGGCGAAAGTGGTTCTGGGAAATCAATCAGTGCGCTAGCCTTATTAGGATTGTTATCCGAGAACTTGGCGGTGCAAGGACGAGTTGAATTTGCTGGCCAAGCGTTTTTGTCTGCTCACCAAGCTCAATTGCAGCAGCTTCGGGGCAAACGAATTGCCATGGTTTTTCAAGAGCCGATGACAGCGTTGAACCCTTTGCACTGTGTAGAAAAAATAATTGCTGAAAGCCTGATTTTATCTGGGCTGAGTAAGGCCGATATTCGACAACAGACTCTCTGTTTATTGCTAGATGTTGGGCTTGTTGAGGCAGAGCAAATTCTCAAATGCTATCCACATGAATTATCAGGAGGGCAACGACAACGGGTGATGTTGGCGATGGCCTTGGCTTTAGAGCCTGAAATTTTGATCGCAGATGAGCCAACGACAGCTTTAGATGTTGTGCTACAAGCCCAAATTTTAGCGTTGTTAAAACGGTTACAACAGCAGCGAAAGATGGCGCTGATTTTGATTAGCCATGATCTGAATTTAATTCGGCATTATGCAGATCAGGTTGTGGTACTTAATCAAGGGCGAGTTGAAGAGCAGGGGGAGGTCAATGAAATTTTTACACATCCCAAGACGGTATATACGCAGAGTCTACTGAATCATGATTTTGGACACGCTTTGCAATTACAACCCAGTCAGAGATTACTGGAATTAAAAAATGTCACGGTAAAGTACCCCATTAAAAGGGGGCTATTTAATCGGGTTCAATCCTATAAAGTTGCTGCTGAAGCTGTGAATTTCAGCTTATCGCAAGGTGAGGCTTTAGGTATTGTAGGGGAAAGTGGTTCAGGAAAGTCTTCATTGGCGTTGGCTATCGCACGGTTGATCAAAAGTGAAGGTGAAATCCTTTTGCAGAAGAATGATTTAAACCAATTGACTCGAAAACAGCTTCGACCAATACGCCAAGATTTCCAGATTGTATTCCAAGACCCCTTTAGTAGCTTAAATCCGCGAATGTCCGTTGAACAAATTATCGCAGAGGGGCTTCAGCTACAAGGTATCTCCAAGCAGCAATGTCATGAGCAAATTGACACTGTACTTGCAAAAGTCGAATTGGCTACAGCAGAAAGAACCAAGTATCCCTATCAGCTCTCTGGTGGACAACGACAAAGGGTCGCAATTGCTCGTGCATTGGTGTTGAAACCTAAGTTACTGGTTCTGGATGAGCCGACATCTGCTTTAGATCGTACCACGCAACTGGCTATCATTCAGTTACTACGTCATCTGCAGCTACAAGAAAAAATCAGTTATGTATTTATCAGTCATGACTTACAAGTCATTCAAGCATTATGCCAAAAAGTGATAGTGATGCATCAGGGCAAAGTCTTGGAATATCAAGCCACAGCACTTCTATTTAGTCAGCCTCAAACTGAATATACGCGTCAACTCATTTCTGCTAGCGAATATTCATATTGAAATTAAATTGACATATGCTATTGTCAGTTTATCGGAAGAATGCTTGACAGGCACAATAATTAGATTAAATTAGAGCAAATACTCTAATTATAGCAGAGGATGACCATGAGTCAGATTGCAGACAGTATCCAGATTCGCAATACCACATTTAAAAATCGTATTATCAAAGCGGCCATGAGCGAAGCGCTTGCGAATGATGCAGGACAACCCAATGATCTACTGATTGGTCTATATGAAGCATGGGCAAAAGGTGGGTTGGGCTGTGCTGTGACTGGCAATGTGATGGTGAATATTGATGCCAAGAATGAGCCGGGTGTGGTTGCGATTGAAACCGAGCGAGATCTGCAGAAATTGCAGCAGTGGGCAGCGATTGGTAAAAAATATGGCATGGTGCAGTTGATTCAGTTGTCACATCCTGGCCGGCAATGTCCTAAAGGTCTAAACAAAGAGACCGTTGCGCCATCAGCGGTACCATTTAGTCCAGTGCTTGCAGCAATGTTTGGCACACCACGTGAACTCAAACATGAAGAAATTTTAGATATCATCCAGCGTTTTGCAACGGCTGCAGCTGTATGTGAAAAGGCTGGATTTGAAGGGGTGCAATTTCATGGTGCACATGGTTATCTTATCAGCCAGTTTTTATCACCTCTGACCAACAAGCGTACCGATCAATGGGGTGGTTCGATTGAGAACCGTATGCGATTCTTGCTGGAAATTTATAAGGCAGTCCGTGAGGCGACCTCTGAAAATTTCATCATTTCGGTCAAACTGAATTCGGCGGATTTTCAGCGCGGTGGTATTACTGAAGATGATGTCATTACTGTATTTAAGGTGATTGATGCAGCGGGGATCGATATTATTGAAATCTCGGGAGGGACTTATGAAGCGCCAGCAATGGCAGGAGTAAAAGCCGAATCTCGTAAAGCCAGTACCGTTGCACGTGAGGCATATTTCTTGGAGTTTGCCGAGAAGATCCGCCAACATGTCTCTTGTAAGTTGATGGTGACGGGGGGCTTCCGTACCGTAGAAGGAATGAATGCTGCACTTGAAAGTGGTGCATGTGATTTTATCGGGATTGCGCGCCCATTGGCGGTTGAAGTTGATTTACCTGAACGTTTAATTGCAGGGCATGATGTACGTTATGCTGTAAAACCAATTAAAACAGGGATTCCATTTGTCGATAAGATGGCGATTATGGAAATCATCTGGTATGCAGCGCAGTTTAAAGCCATTGGGCAAGGTAAAAAGCCGAATCCAAAATTATCCCCATTGTTGGTATTCTTGAACTATGCCAAAGGGAATATCAAAGCGGTGGTGAAAGGTCGAGTCAATTCTCGGAAGTCTGCATAAGATATATTAGGGCTCTTCGGAGTCCTTTTTATTATTCAAAGCAAATAAAAAAGCCACTGTCTTAAGATGCAGTGGCTTTTTCAAATTTGGCGTCCCTACGGGGATTCGAACCCCGGTTACCGCCGTGAAAGGGCGATGTCCTAGGCCTCTAGACGATAGGGACTTCTTGAGGTGGGTGTATATTAGGGTTCTGTCACCAAACTGTCAAGAAGGTGAGGAGACAGTTTGTTCAAAATATAGCAAAACAGTTCAGCCGTTTTCTGCGTATCATACAAAGCAGAATGCGCTTCCTTACCATCAAACTCGATTCCAGCCTGAATACAAGCACGTGCCAACACGGTTTGCCCAAACATGACCGCACTTAAGGTCACGGTATCAAAGACAGAGAAACTGTGAAACGGGTTTTGATTTTTGGTGCCAGAGCGTGCAATTGCAGCTTGCAGGAAACCTAAATCAAAGTGTGCATTGTGACCCACTAAGACAGCATGAGTACAATGCTGGGCTTTACGCACTTCATTCAATGATTTGAAAATACGACGCAAAGCGCTGCGCTCATCTTCAGCCATTGCAACACGCATTGGGTTGAATGGGTCAATCCCAATAAAATCGAGTGAACGACGATCAAGATTTGCACCTTCAAATGGATTGATATGTGCTTGAAATGATGGACCTGGGACAAACTGTCCTTGTTCATCATAGACAATCGGGATACAGGCAATTTCAAGTAGGGCGTCGGTTTGCGAATTAAAACCTGCAGTTTCTACATCGACGACAACAGGTAAAAATCCACGAAAACGCTGTCCGATCACAGGCGCTTTATTTTCTTCTTGGGTCACACTTTTCTCCATTGCAGTGTTTTACCTGCATGAAGTGGGATAATTTTCTGATCTTCTAGGTAATCAAAAGATTCAGCGACGGTAATGTCTTCTTTGACGAGCGTAATGGTTGAAGTATTGCGTGGTAGGCCATAGAAATCAGCACCAAACATGCTGGCAAAACCTTCCAGACGTTCTAGTTTACCGACTTGGTCAAATGCCTGTGCATAAAGCTCAATGGCATTAGGTGCGCTATAGCAGCCTGCACAACCACAGGCATTCTCTTTGGCATTTTGCGCATGTGGAGCACTATCTGTACCTAAGAAGAATTTTGGATTGCCGCTAGTTGCCACTTCCAGCAAGGTGGTTTGATGCGTTTGACGTTTTAAAATTGGCAAGCAATAGAAATGTGGTTTGACGCCACCCACTAACATATCATTGCGGTTGAATAATAAATGTTGAGGGGTAATGGTTGCTGCAACATTACGATCTTGTTCCAGTACAAAATTTGCCGCATCACTTGTTGTAATGTGTTCTAGTACGACTTTTAATTGTGGGAACTGCTTCAGTAACGGTGACAGTACTTCATCTAGGAATCTTTTTTCACGATCAAAAATGTCGACATGATTATGCGTGACTTCACCATGAAGCAATAGCGGAACTTGATGTTCTTCCAGTTGTTCGATCACAGCGTACACTTTACGAATATCACTAACGCCATTATCTGAGTTAGTGGTTGCACCCGCAGGATAAAGCTTGATGGCATTGACAAATTCAGACTCTTTAATTTTACGCACTTCATCCGGAGAAGTGTGATCGGTAAAATAAAGCACCATACGCGGGTCAAAATGAAGCCCTTCTGGGACATGGGCAAGAATACGCTCACGATAGGCTAAAGCTTCATCTACAGTTTTGACGGGTGGAACAAGATTGGGCATACAAATTGCGCGTGCAAATTGTTTGGCTAAATCAGGGACAGTACGTTTTAAAGCTAAACCATCACGCAGGTGTGCGTGCCAATCATCTGGTTGCAAAAGTGTAAGAGTATTCAAGGTCTACTTCAAACTTAAAAATAATACAAATAATAATGCATAAAGTGTGAAAATGGTAACTACAATTACGGATAAGTGGTTAAGCAAAGCACATGACAAAATGAGAATTTATGTTATTTTTTATGCGGCACAAAAATAGTGCAGTATAAAAAGAGTGTATGGGATGGACAATGGCTATGATCTTGATCAGTTGCAGAGGGCAAAAGAAGACCTAGAGCAGCTTGTTGCCGAGCCTGTAAATTATTTTGTGTAAGTTCCATTTTTTATAAATGATCTTTTAATCGATCATCGAACTGAATCGTAAACCAATTCATTGCTAAACGCCAATTTTGAATTGGCATCGTCCATTTCTTCGCAGCATTTGATGTTGCTAAGTAAATGACCTTCTTTACTGAGTCATCAGATGAAAAGATTTTCCTCTTCTTCGTTGAATGGCGTATTACGCTATTCAACGACTCAATCGCATTTGTTGTATAAATTGCATGACGTATTTCGGCTGGATAGCTAAAGATCGTTCGGATATTTTCCCAATTGGCCCGCCAGGATTCTCCAATTTTGGGATACTGGTGATTCCATTGATCACAGAAGATGTCTAGGGACTTTAAAGCATTTTCCTCTGTACTTGCCTGATAAATCGCTTTCAGACCCGAGGTAACAGCCTTGTAGTCTTTCCAGCTTACAAATCTCAGGCTATTGCGTACAACATGCACGATACACAGTTGAATATCAGTATGAGGGTAAACGGAGGCTATCGCGTCAGGAAAGCCTTTTAATCCATCTACACAGGCAACAAGAATATCCTGTACTCCTCGATTTTTAGCTCTGTCATGACTGACAGCCAGAATTTGGCACCTTCTGTCTGAGCAATCCACATACCCAGTAATTCTTTTTGTCCATCCATATTGATGCCTAAAGCAAGGTATACGGACTTGTTAATCACATTGGAGTGCTGACGGACTTTGACAACAATACAGTCAAGATAGACAACAGGATAAAGGCTATCTAAGGCTCTATTTTGCCACTCAGTCACTTGCTCAATCACAGCATCGGTAACTTTGCTGATGAGAGATGCTGAGACATCGGCATCGTACATTTCTTTGAAGAAGGCTACAATTTCCCTATTAGTCATTCCTTTTGCATACAGTGAGAGGATTTGGTCATCCATACTGGTGATGCGTGTTTGGTGCTTTTTGATAATTTGTGGCTCAAATGAACCTTCTCGATCACGGGGAATATCTAAAGCCAGTTGTCCATCTTGAGTTGTAATGGTTTTAGAACTAAACCCATTACGGCTATTTGAGCCTTTCCTGGACTGATGCTTTTCATAACCGAGATGGTCTGAAAGTTCAGTATTGAGTGCAGTTTCAATCATGAATTTTTTAAAGACTGCTGTCATTTGGTTTAAGTCTTCTGGTGTTTTTAGACCTTTAGCCAATTCGGCAGCCATACTTTTGATTGTTGCTTCATCCATGTGAAGTACCTTTTGTAATTATCCTCTGAAGGATAAATGAAAATTAAGTACTTACACAAAATTTAGAACAGTCCCCTTGTTGCCCAACATTCCAAGTCAAAAAGTTCTCATCAAACTTTACCTCAACAATTAGAAAATGAATTTTGGACCTTTAATGTTGATCGAACCCGCCTCAATGCAATTCAGTTTTTTGGGCAGGGAGTGATTACCTATACTGTTTTTGTTCTGCTGATTCTACCCTCTAATTTTATTGTCATACGTGCCAGTGAGCATTTTGTTCTCGATTTTATCTACAGTATTTTGAGTTTAATGGTTGTTGGTATTGCACTTTTCTTATTTTGGGTCTTTTCAAGATTTAAGAGGCTGAGTAATTTATTTTATCCGACAGCCTGCCTGATTGTTTTCTTAACTATTGTATTGACCTCAGTGCTGATGATGAGTGTTTCCAATCTGGTATTGCAGAATCAGGCGATGGTTTTAATTGCCTTTTTATATATGTTGGGATTTATTCTGAGTGGAATTCGACCATTACATATGTTGTGGATTGGCTCATTTGCTGCAGTTTCTATCTTGTTTATTTTATATTTACTTAATCATACAAGTGACTTTTTAATGATTGGGCGGACGCTGATTGGAAGTTTACTGCTCGGTTTTTCGATTAGTGTGATGTTAACCTCTAAAGAAAGAAAAATATTTATAAAGTCGAAAATATCAGAGATTGATGAACAGATTTTGCGGATTCAGGCCTCTGAGTTGTTACATTTGAGTCAGCATGATGAACTTACAGATGTATCAAATCGACGTACTTTTGAAGAAATGTGCCGCTATTATTATGATTTATCTTGTAGGGAGCGCAAATCATTATCGGTACTCTTTATCGATATTGATTTTTTCAAAAATTACAATGATTTTTATGGGCATCAAATGGGTGACCAGGTGATCTCGGCTATCGCGAAAAGCATCAAAAGTTCAATTCGGCATATGGATTTTATTGCACGATATGGTGGAGAGGAGTTTGTGGTCTTGTTGCCAGAGACTTCAGCTCAAGGAGCTTATGCTGTAGCAACCAATATTTATCGAGCAATTGACCGTTTAATGATTCCTCATGAAAAATCCTTAGTCGCAAATCATGTGACCATTAGCTTGGGGATAACTGTTTTTAATGGCAATCCAAAAATTAGTCAGGAGCTTTTGATTGATAAAGCAGATAAAGCCTTATATCGTGCGAAGCAATTAGGCCGCAATCAGATTTATTATCAGCCTCTACCCAACATAGAGCAAAATATTTAAGCGATAAAAAAACCGAAGATCGATGTTGATCTTCGGTCTTTATCAAATAATTTTTACATTATTCCAGGAATTTTACAGTCACACCTGAGCGTACTTTATTACCTAAATCATTGGCATCCCAGTTGGTTAAACGGATACAACCATGTGATGCAGTTTTAGAGATCAACGATGGGTTTGGTGTACCATGAATACCAAATGATTTCTTGCTTAAACCAATCCAGATATTCCCCACTGGCGCGTTAGGACCAGGTGGTAAAGTGAGTGGTTTAAGGTTCTTACCTTGTACAAAGTTCGATGGTGAGTAGCTATAGTACGGGTTGCGAGCAACACCGACTACTTTATAGGTACCCGTTGGAGAAGGCGTGTCAGAACTACCAATTGTTGCAGGAAAAGAAGCAATCATCTGGTTACGGCTGTTGAATAAATACAGCTGTCTTGCACCTTTGTGCGCAACGATCAAATGAATATCTTCTGGTAAATCATTGCGGACATTGGCAACAATGATTTTCTCGCCAGGTTTTTTAAAGGTTGCCGTTGGATTCAGTTTCTTTAAGAAATTTTCATCCATATGGAATTTTTCACCTAACATTTCTGTTACGCGGGTGTAATACAAACCTTTCATTTTTGCTTGTAAGGCGTAGTCTGACGGGATTGAATCCGCATACGGGCCTTTAAAGTCAGCATCGGTGAGGGTGTATTCAACATAAGCCGGTTTGGTTTGCTTCGCAACCAAGGCATCCCATGTTTCTTTAGTCAGTTGACCTGTTGGCGTTAAACCATTCATTTGCTGGAATGATGCAATGGCTTTTAAAGTATTTTTACCATTTGAACCATCAATTGCACCTGGTGAAGCATGCGCGTTATTCAGCATCACATGAGCGCGTGCATAGGCTGGAAGCTGTCCTTTGGGTAAAGTTTCAGGCCATTCAGCATTATTGATGCTGTCCAATGTCCATGAAACTTTAGCGGCAGGCGCAGCCGCTGCTGTATCTGGTGTATTTTCTAATTTTTGAGAGACGACGGATGCAGCACCTGTATTCACTTGAGGATCAGATGTTGCTGGCGCAGCAACGCTAGAGGCTGGATCAGCAGCAACAGCAGAAGTGGAACGGTCAATAGCTAAAGGATCAATAGGATCTTGTACTGAACCTGCGACTTTTTTGGGATTCAATGGTTGCTCAGTTGTTGGCGCAGCAAAAGCAACATTAGTAAGAATACAACTTAAACTCATAGCGAGTAATGAGCGAACAAACATGTAATTCAACCTTAAGAATTATTCATATTGAGATATAAGATATTGCAAGTATTACAGAAAATAATACGGCTTGCAGTAGCAGTTTTGTGTAAAAGCGAAATTTATTTGAAGGGAGGGCTTTTGTGAGGCATTGCGGTTATAAATTCCTGAATAACTTTGTTATGATGCGCTCTACATGAAAGAATTTAGA
The DNA window shown above is from Acinetobacter colistiniresistens and carries:
- a CDS encoding ABC transporter permease, with the translated sequence MSPLMRARFSRFQHNQLGFRCFILFIIIFVLSLFAEFIANDKPLLVRYQQSFYFPIIRDYPETTFGGVFETTADYQDPVVKQLIEKQGWMISPPVSFSYQSPNLSLAVPVPSKPSPQNWLGTDDQGRDVFARILYGLRISLLFGFALTLCSAVVGIIVGAIQGYYGGWIDLIGQRVLEVWGGLPMLFIVMILVSMFSPSVYWLFLIMLLFGWTELVGLVRAEFLRARNLDYVRAAQALGVRDDHIIFRHILPNAISSSLSQIPFMLTANIIALTALDFLGYGLPPDAASLGELLLQGKNNLDAPWLVLSGFFTLAIVLSLLIYIGEAARDAFDPRR
- the rnt gene encoding ribonuclease T encodes the protein MEKSVTQEENKAPVIGQRFRGFLPVVVDVETAGFNSQTDALLEIACIPIVYDEQGQFVPGPSFQAHINPFEGANLDRRSLDFIGIDPFNPMRVAMAEDERSALRRIFKSLNEVRKAQHCTHAVLVGHNAHFDLGFLQAAIARSGTKNQNPFHSFSVFDTVTLSAVMFGQTVLARACIQAGIEFDGKEAHSALYDTQKTAELFCYILNKLSPHLLDSLVTEP
- a CDS encoding dipeptide ABC transporter ATP-binding protein, whose product is MHSTQDAKTVLQPLLSVQQLNIQNEIGHCLIQDLSFDIYSAQTMAIVGESGSGKSISALALLGLLSENLAVQGRVEFAGQAFLSAHQAQLQQLRGKRIAMVFQEPMTALNPLHCVEKIIAESLILSGLSKADIRQQTLCLLLDVGLVEAEQILKCYPHELSGGQRQRVMLAMALALEPEILIADEPTTALDVVLQAQILALLKRLQQQRKMALILISHDLNLIRHYADQVVVLNQGRVEEQGEVNEIFTHPKTVYTQSLLNHDFGHALQLQPSQRLLELKNVTVKYPIKRGLFNRVQSYKVAAEAVNFSLSQGEALGIVGESGSGKSSLALAIARLIKSEGEILLQKNDLNQLTRKQLRPIRQDFQIVFQDPFSSLNPRMSVEQIIAEGLQLQGISKQQCHEQIDTVLAKVELATAERTKYPYQLSGGQRQRVAIARALVLKPKLLVLDEPTSALDRTTQLAIIQLLRHLQLQEKISYVFISHDLQVIQALCQKVIVMHQGKVLEYQATALLFSQPQTEYTRQLISASEYSY
- a CDS encoding extracellular solute-binding protein, producing MSFSLFTKRLSLCYGLSLFTPIAFAAMQTTPYLAMHVQPKYAQLKAMPYANPNAPKGGILSQSSLGTFDNLNSMNGKGSSTEGVNYLFDSLMDRSLDEPRVMYPLLAEKVSYDPEHLQAVTFHLNPHARFNNGQPVTAEDVKFTFEMYQSKANLGFQMYLSDLAKTEVLSRYQIKFTFKSKNNVEMPLIVASLPIYSKRDWNNKDFTRVTLQTIVGSGPYVIERIDAGRSITYKRSPNYWAKDLPVNKGRYNFDRLKYVYYRNLEVSFEGFKARQFNLYEEKNIRNWVTAYHFPAVRSGLIKTYKARLGTPLDIQSLVFNIRRAPLNDIHLRQALTYAYDFEWQNKALFFNQNQRLQSYFDNTDLAATGRPSTAELKILTPFLAQLDPVMRQGVLADWHYPVSDGSGFNRQNLLTAQKLLKDAGYVIRQGRLYDRQGKAVRIELLMQQENPQRELMPFVRNLGRLGIQVNLRQVDVPQYMQRIRHQDFDMMVLKLPQTLTPGKEQAQFWGSAAADEAGNYNYSGIKNPAIDQMITKIVAAKTREEVVVYTRVLDRLLRAGYYQILTYGKPERWFAYWDIYQQPQIKPKLSVGWEYWWVDAAKATKLDQPMRKPELK
- a CDS encoding microcin C ABC transporter permease YejB translates to MLHYILKRMLLMIPTLFFILLINFIIVQIAPGGPVEQAVQQIQNAQGLGAGSHSQSTLGTLAQYQGARGLSPEMLEKIKAQYGFDRPAYERFGLMLKGYLTLDFGSSFFKDKPVTQLLYEKLPVTLSLGIWSTFLIYLIAIPLGIKKAKNNGLLFDQSSSLLLAVSYAIPSFVFAILLIVFFAGGSYLQWFPLQGLVSENFAQLSLLAKIKDYLWHMSLPILSMVLGSFAARTYLTKYSFVEELNKPYVLTARSKGLNENQILYGHVFRNAILVVVAALPETLVGIFFVGNLFIEIIFNLDGIGLLGFEAITQRDYPVIFGTLFLFTLFGMILRLIGDLLYQVIDPRIDFESRGGQ
- a CDS encoding NADH:flavin oxidoreductase/NADH oxidase family protein; translation: MSQIADSIQIRNTTFKNRIIKAAMSEALANDAGQPNDLLIGLYEAWAKGGLGCAVTGNVMVNIDAKNEPGVVAIETERDLQKLQQWAAIGKKYGMVQLIQLSHPGRQCPKGLNKETVAPSAVPFSPVLAAMFGTPRELKHEEILDIIQRFATAAAVCEKAGFEGVQFHGAHGYLISQFLSPLTNKRTDQWGGSIENRMRFLLEIYKAVREATSENFIISVKLNSADFQRGGITEDDVITVFKVIDAAGIDIIEISGGTYEAPAMAGVKAESRKASTVAREAYFLEFAEKIRQHVSCKLMVTGGFRTVEGMNAALESGACDFIGIARPLAVEVDLPERLIAGHDVRYAVKPIKTGIPFVDKMAIMEIIWYAAQFKAIGQGKKPNPKLSPLLVFLNYAKGNIKAVVKGRVNSRKSA